The following coding sequences are from one Elusimicrobium minutum Pei191 window:
- a CDS encoding type IV pilin protein, producing the protein MKKGFTLIELLVVVLIIGILAAIALPQYNKTVEKSRATEAFINLKAMADAEEIYFMQTGEYTSDFADLDIEMQDSPRFKYYSDYPPSYIAASRSSNYYYNIEVYLQNPAAAYQSMKGKRICKTNGNPNTKEICNSLGCESWSSDGTYCILR; encoded by the coding sequence ATGAAAAAAGGATTTACTCTTATTGAGTTGTTGGTAGTGGTTTTAATAATAGGCATTTTAGCGGCGATAGCTTTGCCGCAATATAATAAAACGGTTGAAAAATCCCGCGCGACGGAGGCTTTTATAAACTTAAAAGCAATGGCCGACGCGGAAGAAATTTACTTTATGCAAACGGGCGAATATACCAGTGATTTTGCTGATTTGGATATTGAGATGCAAGATTCCCCAAGATTCAAATATTATTCGGATTATCCTCCCAGCTATATAGCAGCGTCAAGAAGTTCAAACTATTATTATAATATTGAAGTGTATCTGCAAAATCCGGCGGCGGCGTATCAGTCTATGAAAGGCAAAAGAATATGTAAAACAAACGGCAACCCTAACACCAAGGAGATATGCAATTCACTGGGGTGTGAAAGTTGGTCTTCTGACGGAACCTACTGTATACTCAGATAA